Proteins from a genomic interval of Rhizobium etli CFN 42:
- the ybeY gene encoding rRNA maturation RNase YbeY, producing MAELDIQISIEDIGWPGEETLLVFCERVLGAAAIYLRDNEKQPFPKMPPEVSLVFTDDASIQDINAEWRGKDKPTNVLSFPAFPVQRGKVPGPMLGDIIIARETVEREAQELEKSFDDHLTHLLVHGFLHLLGYDHMNNAEAETMEGLETRILAQLGLSDPYEGQDLKMEP from the coding sequence ATGGCCGAGCTCGATATCCAGATCAGCATCGAGGACATCGGCTGGCCCGGCGAGGAAACGCTGCTGGTTTTTTGCGAGCGCGTGCTCGGGGCGGCCGCGATCTATCTTCGCGACAATGAGAAGCAGCCCTTCCCGAAGATGCCGCCGGAGGTTTCGCTGGTCTTTACCGACGATGCCTCGATCCAGGACATCAATGCCGAATGGCGCGGCAAGGACAAGCCGACCAATGTCCTCTCCTTCCCGGCCTTTCCGGTTCAGCGCGGAAAGGTGCCCGGGCCGATGCTCGGCGACATCATCATCGCCCGGGAGACGGTGGAGCGGGAAGCCCAGGAACTCGAAAAGAGCTTCGACGACCACCTGACCCATCTTCTGGTGCACGGTTTCTTGCATCTTCTCGGCTACGACCATATGAATAATGCCGAAGCCGAAACTATGGAGGGGCTGGAGACTCGCATTTTGGCGCAGCTCGGCCTATCTGATCCCTACGAGGGTCAAGACCTTAAAATGGAACCATGA
- a CDS encoding PhoH family protein codes for MNGQELVSSSPRHPRTPSDTNHFVLTFENNRFASELFGQFDQNLKLLEERLNIDARARGNSVVISGDVVTTNQARRTLDYLYEKLQKGGSVERSDVEGAIRMAVAADDQLSLPTMERKAKLTMAQISTRKKTIIARTPTQDAYIRALERAELVFGVGPAGTGKTYLAVAHAAQMLERGAVEKIILSRPAVEAGERLGFLPGDMKEKVDPYLRPLYDALYDMIPADKVDRAIAAGVIEIAPLAFMRGRTLANAAIILDEAQNTTSMQMKMFLTRLGENARMIVTGDPSQIDLPRGVKSGLVEALELLNGVEGISIVRFKDTDVVRHPLVGRIVRAYDATYHVEAEDVGRQD; via the coding sequence TTGAACGGACAAGAATTGGTTTCTTCTTCACCGCGCCACCCCCGCACGCCGAGCGACACCAATCACTTCGTCCTGACGTTCGAGAACAATCGGTTCGCCAGCGAACTCTTCGGCCAGTTCGACCAGAACCTCAAGCTGCTCGAGGAGCGGCTGAACATCGATGCGCGGGCGCGCGGCAATTCCGTCGTCATTTCGGGCGATGTCGTGACCACCAATCAGGCGCGGCGCACGCTCGATTATCTCTATGAAAAGCTCCAGAAAGGTGGCAGCGTGGAACGATCCGACGTCGAGGGCGCAATCCGCATGGCGGTCGCCGCCGACGATCAGCTCAGTCTTCCCACCATGGAGCGCAAGGCCAAGCTGACGATGGCGCAGATTTCGACGCGCAAGAAGACGATCATCGCCCGCACGCCGACTCAGGACGCCTATATCCGCGCGCTGGAGCGCGCCGAGCTCGTCTTCGGCGTCGGCCCGGCCGGCACCGGCAAGACTTATCTCGCCGTCGCCCATGCCGCCCAGATGCTGGAGCGCGGCGCGGTCGAAAAGATCATCCTGTCGCGCCCAGCCGTCGAGGCCGGCGAACGCCTCGGCTTCCTGCCCGGCGACATGAAGGAAAAGGTCGACCCCTATCTTCGGCCGCTCTATGACGCGCTCTACGACATGATCCCAGCCGACAAGGTCGATCGGGCGATCGCCGCCGGCGTCATCGAAATTGCCCCACTCGCCTTCATGCGCGGCCGCACGCTCGCGAACGCCGCCATCATCCTCGACGAAGCGCAGAATACGACGTCGATGCAGATGAAGATGTTCCTGACGCGTCTCGGCGAAAATGCCCGCATGATCGTCACCGGCGACCCGAGCCAGATCGACCTGCCGCGGGGCGTCAAATCCGGCCTCGTCGAGGCCCTGGAGCTGCTGAACGGCGTCGAGGGCATCTCGATCGTGCGCTTCAAGGACACCGACGTCGTGCGCCATCCGCTGGTCGGCCGCATCGTCAGAGCCTATGACGCCACCTATCATGTCGAAGCCGAAGACGTCGGCCGGCAGGACTGA
- the miaB gene encoding tRNA (N6-isopentenyl adenosine(37)-C2)-methylthiotransferase MiaB, which yields MTQDSALLKAPEQTLRDGSNSRKVFIKTYGCQMNVYDSTRMSDALARDGYEPTEDMEEADLVLLNTCHIREKAAEKVYSALGRLREMKKKKAADGREMMIGVAGCVAQAEGEEILRRAPAVDVVIGPQTYHRLPEALRRAKEGQRVVDTEYAIEDKFEHLPVAESRKIRARGVTAFLTVQEGCDKFCTFCVVPYTRGSEVSRPVSQIVEEAEKLVEGGVREITLLGQNVNAWHGAGPRGEAWSLGDLLYRLAEIPGLARLRYTTSHPRDMDDRLIAAHRDLRALMPYLHLPVQSGSDRILKAMNRRHTAAEYLSLIERIRAVRPDIALSGDFITGFPGETDKDFEDTLRLVEEVRYAQAFSFKYSTRPGTPGAELKDQVPEEIKAERLERLQALLLKQQQEFAESCIGKEIDLLLEKPGRMPGQLIGRSPWLQSVNVDAKASQIGDIIKVRITGTGTNSLFAERAEAAV from the coding sequence ATGACACAGGACAGCGCCCTCCTTAAGGCCCCGGAGCAGACACTCCGCGATGGCTCCAACAGCCGCAAGGTCTTCATCAAGACCTATGGCTGCCAGATGAACGTCTATGATTCCACACGCATGAGCGATGCGCTTGCCCGCGACGGCTATGAGCCGACGGAAGATATGGAAGAGGCGGATCTCGTCCTCCTCAACACCTGCCATATCAGAGAGAAGGCGGCCGAGAAGGTCTATTCGGCGCTCGGGCGGCTGCGCGAGATGAAGAAGAAAAAGGCCGCGGACGGCCGGGAGATGATGATCGGCGTTGCCGGCTGCGTCGCCCAGGCCGAAGGCGAAGAGATCCTGCGCCGGGCGCCGGCCGTCGACGTCGTCATCGGGCCGCAGACCTATCATCGCCTGCCCGAGGCGCTGCGGCGGGCCAAGGAAGGCCAGCGGGTCGTCGATACGGAATATGCGATCGAGGACAAGTTCGAGCATCTGCCGGTCGCCGAGAGCCGGAAGATCCGTGCCCGCGGCGTCACTGCCTTCCTGACGGTGCAGGAGGGCTGCGACAAGTTCTGCACCTTCTGTGTCGTGCCCTATACGCGCGGCTCGGAAGTATCGCGACCAGTCTCGCAGATCGTCGAGGAGGCCGAAAAGCTCGTCGAGGGCGGCGTGCGCGAAATCACGCTGCTCGGCCAGAACGTCAACGCCTGGCACGGCGCCGGCCCGCGTGGCGAGGCATGGAGCCTCGGCGACCTGCTCTACCGGCTTGCCGAGATCCCCGGCCTGGCGCGGCTGCGTTATACCACAAGCCATCCGCGCGACATGGACGACCGGCTGATCGCGGCGCATCGCGACCTCCGGGCGCTGATGCCCTATCTGCACCTGCCGGTGCAATCGGGCTCCGACCGGATCCTGAAGGCGATGAACCGGCGTCATACGGCGGCCGAATATCTCAGTCTGATCGAGCGCATCCGCGCCGTGCGCCCGGACATCGCGCTATCGGGCGATTTCATCACCGGTTTTCCGGGGGAGACAGACAAGGATTTTGAGGATACACTCAGACTTGTGGAGGAGGTGCGCTATGCGCAGGCCTTCTCGTTCAAATACTCGACTCGGCCGGGCACACCCGGCGCGGAACTGAAGGACCAGGTGCCGGAAGAGATCAAGGCAGAACGGCTGGAACGCCTGCAAGCGCTTCTTTTGAAGCAGCAGCAGGAATTTGCCGAGTCCTGCATCGGCAAGGAGATTGATCTGCTGCTCGAAAAGCCCGGCCGCATGCCGGGCCAGCTGATCGGACGTTCTCCCTGGCTTCAATCCGTGAATGTTGATGCAAAAGCATCGCAAATCGGTGACATTATCAAAGTGCGAATCACCGGAACCGGAACGAACAGCCTGTTTGCCGAACGCGCAGAGGCTGCGGTCTAA
- a CDS encoding lysophospholipid acyltransferase family protein, whose translation MIAWLRIALAAIVILSVSIVLMPLQVLALRFDWRLRRRLPRVWHGIVCYCLGIRVRVTGRLEGRRPLMLCSNHSSWMDIMVMSAVADVAFIAKIEVADWPIFGTLAKLQKSVFVVREERRKTGHQANEIAGRMADGEIVVLFPEGTTSDGNRLLEVKSSLFGAAAMAVPASPTGTVVVQPVAIAYTRVHGIAMGRYHRPLAAWPGDIELLPHLIDIVRCGAIDAEVSFGEAVEYRADTNRKEVSATIASRIRNLLNSRLRGRDIG comes from the coding sequence TTGATCGCCTGGCTGCGCATCGCGTTGGCTGCGATCGTCATTCTGTCCGTCAGCATCGTGCTCATGCCGCTGCAGGTGCTGGCGCTGCGTTTCGACTGGCGGCTGCGCCGCCGGCTGCCACGTGTCTGGCACGGGATCGTGTGCTATTGCCTCGGCATCCGCGTGCGCGTGACCGGCAGGCTGGAAGGCCGCCGGCCGCTGATGCTCTGTTCCAACCATTCGTCCTGGATGGATATCATGGTGATGTCGGCGGTCGCCGACGTCGCCTTCATCGCCAAGATCGAGGTGGCCGACTGGCCGATCTTCGGCACGCTCGCCAAGCTGCAGAAAAGCGTCTTCGTCGTGCGCGAGGAAAGGCGCAAAACCGGTCATCAGGCCAACGAGATCGCCGGGCGCATGGCCGACGGCGAGATCGTCGTGCTCTTCCCCGAGGGCACGACCTCGGACGGCAACCGGCTGCTGGAGGTGAAATCCTCGCTGTTCGGCGCCGCGGCGATGGCCGTGCCCGCTTCGCCGACGGGAACCGTCGTGGTGCAGCCCGTGGCTATCGCCTATACAAGGGTGCACGGCATTGCCATGGGACGCTATCATCGGCCGCTCGCCGCCTGGCCGGGTGATATCGAACTGCTGCCGCACCTGATCGACATCGTGCGATGCGGCGCGATCGACGCGGAGGTTTCCTTCGGCGAAGCGGTGGAATACCGCGCCGACACCAACCGCAAGGAGGTCAGCGCGACCATCGCCTCGCGCATCCGCAACCTCCTGAACAGCCGCCTGCGCGGGCGAGACATCGGCTGA
- a CDS encoding Fur family transcriptional regulator translates to MPDVAKTLEELCVERGMRMTEQRRVIARILEDSADHPDVEELYRRSVKVDAKISISTVYRTVKLFEDAGIIARHDFRDGRSRYETVPEEHHDHLIDLKTGTVIEFRSPEIEALQERIAREHGFQLVDHRLELYGIPLKKDDH, encoded by the coding sequence ATGCCTGATGTAGCCAAGACCCTTGAGGAGCTTTGCGTCGAACGCGGCATGCGTATGACCGAGCAGCGCCGTGTGATCGCGCGTATCCTGGAAGATTCGGCGGATCATCCCGACGTCGAGGAGCTCTACCGCCGCTCGGTGAAGGTCGATGCGAAAATCTCGATCTCGACCGTCTATCGCACCGTCAAACTGTTTGAGGATGCCGGCATCATTGCCCGCCACGATTTCCGCGATGGGCGTTCGCGCTACGAAACTGTCCCGGAAGAGCATCACGACCATCTGATCGACCTGAAGACCGGCACGGTCATCGAATTCCGTTCGCCGGAGATCGAGGCGCTGCAGGAGCGCATCGCCCGCGAGCACGGCTTCCAGCTGGTCGACCACCGCCTCGAGCTCTACGGCATTCCGCTGAAGAAGGACGATCACTGA
- a CDS encoding GNAT family N-acetyltransferase: MLEAYLTLKPEFEIIAMEREDCRDVAVLHGERFARPWGDGEFHSLLSQETVFGFVARQTNAILKKPLPGFILARQVAGEAEILTIAVQAKVARAGLGWRLMQAAMREARARGGESMFLEVDDGNTAALGLYHKLGFEKVGERKGYYRQENGAVSTALVMKRVLR; this comes from the coding sequence ATGCTGGAAGCCTACCTGACGCTGAAGCCGGAATTCGAGATCATCGCCATGGAGCGCGAGGATTGCCGCGACGTCGCCGTCCTGCATGGCGAGCGTTTCGCCCGGCCCTGGGGCGATGGCGAATTCCACAGCCTGCTGTCGCAGGAGACTGTCTTCGGCTTCGTCGCGCGCCAGACCAATGCGATCCTGAAAAAGCCGCTTCCCGGCTTCATCCTTGCCCGCCAGGTCGCCGGCGAGGCCGAGATCCTGACAATCGCCGTGCAGGCGAAGGTCGCCCGCGCCGGACTCGGCTGGCGGCTGATGCAGGCGGCGATGCGGGAAGCGCGGGCACGCGGCGGCGAGAGCATGTTTCTCGAGGTCGATGACGGCAACACGGCAGCGCTCGGCCTCTACCACAAGCTCGGCTTCGAAAAGGTCGGAGAACGTAAGGGTTACTACAGACAGGAAAACGGCGCCGTCTCCACCGCGCTTGTCATGAAGCGCGTTCTTCGCTAG
- the tsaB gene encoding tRNA (adenosine(37)-N6)-threonylcarbamoyltransferase complex dimerization subunit type 1 TsaB, giving the protein MIVLALDTAGVDCAAAVYDSGRNTMLGEASDMIGKGHAEHLIGIVDHAVDQAGVTLSQIERLAVTIGPGSFTGIRVGVAAARGFALSLNVPVVGVTTLEVMAAAQREKTPGRAVLAAMDAKRDEIYLQSFAADGSPLDAPRAASVAEAQAFAAGFDGEITGSATPLLKAGAGGDHTNVFPISIVARLAAAAPADAGKPKPLYLRGPDAKPQAGYAIARRV; this is encoded by the coding sequence ATGATCGTTCTGGCGCTCGACACGGCAGGTGTGGATTGCGCTGCCGCCGTTTATGACAGCGGCAGGAATACGATGCTGGGGGAGGCATCGGACATGATCGGCAAGGGGCACGCTGAACATCTGATCGGTATCGTCGATCACGCGGTGGATCAGGCGGGAGTGACACTTTCTCAGATCGAACGCCTCGCCGTCACCATCGGTCCAGGCTCCTTTACCGGTATCCGCGTCGGCGTTGCCGCAGCCCGCGGTTTTGCGCTTTCCCTCAACGTGCCCGTCGTCGGCGTCACCACGCTGGAGGTGATGGCCGCCGCCCAGCGTGAGAAGACGCCCGGCCGCGCCGTGCTGGCGGCGATGGACGCCAAGCGGGACGAAATCTATCTCCAGTCCTTCGCAGCCGATGGTTCCCCGCTCGATGCGCCGCGGGCGGCAAGCGTCGCTGAGGCCCAGGCTTTCGCCGCCGGGTTCGATGGTGAAATCACCGGTTCGGCAACGCCGCTCCTGAAGGCCGGCGCCGGTGGCGATCACACCAATGTCTTTCCGATTTCGATTGTCGCGCGTCTAGCGGCTGCCGCCCCCGCCGATGCCGGAAAGCCAAAGCCCCTTTATCTGCGCGGACCGGATGCAAAGCCGCAGGCCGGATATGCGATTGCGCGACGAGTGTGA
- a CDS encoding NifU family protein, giving the protein MFIQTEATPNPATQKFLPGKVVMENGTAEFRSAEEAEASPLAARLFDIPGVTGVYFGYDFISVSKDNAEWQHLKPAILGSIMEHFMSGKPVMGDASILSEDVDAGDEFFDEGDESIVLTIKELLETRVRPAVAQDGGDITFRGFKDGKVYLNMKGSCSGCPSSTATLKHGVQNLLRHFVPEVQEVIAA; this is encoded by the coding sequence ATGTTCATTCAGACCGAAGCCACGCCGAACCCCGCCACACAGAAGTTCCTGCCGGGCAAGGTCGTCATGGAAAATGGCACCGCCGAATTCCGCAGCGCCGAAGAGGCTGAAGCCTCGCCGCTCGCCGCTCGGCTGTTCGATATTCCTGGTGTGACCGGCGTCTATTTCGGCTATGATTTCATTTCCGTTTCCAAGGACAACGCCGAATGGCAGCATCTTAAGCCGGCTATCCTCGGCTCGATCATGGAGCATTTCATGTCCGGCAAGCCGGTCATGGGGGATGCCTCCATCCTTTCCGAGGACGTCGATGCCGGCGACGAGTTCTTTGATGAAGGCGACGAATCGATCGTGCTGACCATCAAGGAGCTTCTGGAGACTCGCGTGCGCCCGGCCGTCGCCCAGGACGGCGGTGACATCACCTTCCGCGGCTTCAAGGACGGAAAGGTCTATCTGAACATGAAAGGCTCCTGCTCCGGCTGCCCCTCTTCGACGGCGACGCTGAAGCACGGCGTTCAGAACCTGCTGCGCCATTTCGTTCCCGAAGTGCAGGAAGTCATTGCCGCTTGA
- a CDS encoding universal stress protein produces MVSKRLSRLEGHRRKFMAVIDGTPECQRAVHYAGRRAKNSNGGLVLLYVIPNGDFQQWLGVEEIMRAEAREEAEATVAKIAQIVRETIGIEPEVVIREGSAAEQINAVIEEDRDVAILVLAAGSAKEGPGPLVSSVAGRAAAFPIPVTVLPDTLTNEEIDALC; encoded by the coding sequence ATGGTATCGAAGCGACTCTCACGGCTCGAAGGTCACCGCCGCAAATTCATGGCGGTGATCGACGGGACACCCGAATGCCAGCGCGCCGTTCATTACGCCGGCCGGCGCGCGAAGAACTCCAATGGCGGCCTGGTGCTGCTCTATGTGATTCCCAACGGCGATTTCCAGCAGTGGCTCGGCGTCGAGGAGATCATGCGGGCCGAGGCGCGCGAGGAGGCCGAGGCAACGGTTGCCAAGATCGCCCAGATCGTGCGCGAGACGATCGGCATCGAGCCTGAGGTCGTCATCCGCGAAGGCAGTGCGGCCGAGCAGATCAACGCCGTGATCGAGGAAGACCGCGACGTGGCTATCCTCGTTCTCGCCGCCGGCTCGGCAAAGGAAGGCCCGGGACCGCTGGTTTCGTCGGTCGCCGGACGCGCGGCGGCGTTTCCAATTCCCGTCACCGTACTGCCGGACACGCTGACCAATGAGGAAATCGACGCCCTCTGCTGA
- the trpS gene encoding tryptophan--tRNA ligase produces MSEFKKLVFSGVQPTGNLHLGNYLGAIRRFVALQEGNDCIYCVVDMHALTAQLVHEDMPSQTRSIAAAFIAAGIDPEKHIVFNQSAVPQHAELAWIFNCVARIGWMNRMTQFKDKAGKDREQASLGLYAYPSLMAADILVYRATHVPVGEDQKQHLELARDIAMKFNLDYAEHIRKSGYGIDITVGDEPVHAYFPMVEPLIGGPAPRVMSLRDGTKKMSKSDPSDLSRINLMDDEEAISKKIRKAKTDPDGLPSEVDGLQGRPEADNLVAIYAALADKSKAEVLADFGGQQFSVFKPALVDLAIHVLAPITGEMRRLMDDTSHIDAILRKGGERARARAEVTMSQVRDVIGFLY; encoded by the coding sequence ATGAGCGAATTCAAGAAACTCGTATTCTCCGGCGTGCAGCCGACCGGCAATCTGCATCTCGGCAACTATCTCGGCGCGATCCGGCGCTTCGTGGCGCTGCAGGAAGGCAATGACTGCATCTACTGCGTCGTCGACATGCATGCGCTCACCGCCCAGCTGGTGCACGAGGACATGCCGAGCCAGACGCGCTCGATCGCCGCCGCCTTCATCGCCGCCGGCATCGATCCGGAAAAGCATATCGTCTTCAATCAGTCGGCCGTGCCGCAGCACGCGGAACTCGCCTGGATCTTCAACTGTGTCGCGCGCATCGGCTGGATGAACCGCATGACGCAGTTCAAGGACAAGGCCGGCAAGGACCGTGAGCAGGCTTCGCTCGGCCTCTACGCCTATCCGAGCCTGATGGCCGCCGACATCCTCGTCTACCGCGCCACCCATGTGCCCGTGGGCGAGGACCAAAAGCAGCATCTGGAGCTTGCCCGCGACATCGCGATGAAGTTCAACCTCGATTATGCCGAGCATATTCGCAAGAGCGGCTACGGCATCGACATCACCGTCGGCGACGAGCCGGTGCATGCCTATTTCCCGATGGTCGAACCCTTGATCGGCGGACCGGCGCCGCGCGTCATGTCGCTGCGCGACGGCACCAAGAAAATGTCGAAATCCGATCCCTCCGACCTTTCGCGCATCAATCTCATGGACGACGAGGAGGCAATCTCGAAGAAGATCCGCAAGGCCAAGACCGATCCGGACGGTTTGCCGAGCGAGGTCGACGGGCTGCAGGGCCGGCCGGAAGCCGACAATCTGGTGGCGATCTATGCCGCGCTCGCCGACAAATCGAAGGCCGAGGTGCTGGCCGACTTCGGCGGTCAGCAATTTTCGGTCTTCAAGCCGGCGCTGGTCGATCTCGCCATCCATGTACTGGCGCCGATCACTGGCGAGATGCGCCGGCTGATGGACGATACCAGCCATATCGACGCGATCTTGCGCAAGGGCGGCGAACGGGCGAGAGCCCGCGCTGAAGTGACGATGAGCCAAGTACGCGACGTCATCGGCTTCCTCTACTGA
- a CDS encoding VOC family protein: MTIQSLFLVTLVVDDYNRAKAFYCGALGFDCLQDEKQPDGKRWVVVKPKGGDGAAFLLAQAANDAQRAAIGNQTGGRVGFFLKTDDFVRDHAAMLAAGVRFLEEPRHEVYGTVAVFADPYGNSFDLIQHTAG; the protein is encoded by the coding sequence ATGACGATCCAGTCCCTTTTCCTCGTCACCCTCGTCGTCGACGACTACAATCGCGCCAAGGCCTTCTATTGCGGCGCCCTCGGCTTCGATTGCCTTCAGGACGAGAAGCAGCCGGACGGCAAGCGCTGGGTGGTGGTGAAGCCGAAAGGCGGGGATGGGGCGGCCTTTCTGCTGGCGCAGGCCGCAAACGATGCGCAGCGCGCGGCGATCGGCAATCAGACGGGCGGCCGCGTCGGCTTCTTCCTGAAGACCGATGATTTCGTGCGCGATCATGCCGCCATGCTTGCGGCCGGAGTGCGTTTTCTCGAAGAGCCGAGGCACGAGGTTTACGGCACCGTCGCGGTGTTTGCGGATCCCTACGGCAACAGCTTCGATCTGATCCAGCATACAGCGGGCTGA
- a CDS encoding YcbK family protein, with protein MQNLVSLAMAGLFTLQSATSAVGQDFKRHALHFPRHEARLAYALQTVSVRAGCFPVRLRAILSHIAAKTGRRPIVTSGLRPHPRRHGSLHGKCLAADIRVPGLSERTIIAAARTAPGIGGIGSYCNGIIHVDVGPQRRWVDC; from the coding sequence ATGCAGAACCTCGTTTCGCTCGCCATGGCAGGCCTTTTCACCCTACAATCAGCAACCAGCGCCGTCGGTCAAGACTTCAAGAGACACGCCCTCCATTTCCCCCGGCATGAGGCGCGCCTCGCCTACGCGCTCCAGACCGTCAGCGTGCGCGCCGGTTGTTTTCCAGTGCGCCTGCGCGCGATCCTGTCGCATATCGCCGCAAAGACCGGACGCCGCCCGATCGTTACTTCCGGCCTGCGGCCGCATCCTCGCCGTCATGGCTCCCTGCATGGAAAATGCCTGGCGGCTGATATCAGGGTGCCGGGCCTCTCGGAACGAACAATCATTGCTGCCGCCAGGACAGCTCCCGGCATCGGCGGTATCGGCAGCTATTGCAACGGCATCATTCACGTCGATGTCGGCCCGCAGAGGCGATGGGTCGATTGTTAA
- the murJ gene encoding murein biosynthesis integral membrane protein MurJ: MSLVKKFATVGGATLGSRIFGFVRETLMAAALGTGPMADVFYAAFRFPNLFRRLFAEGAFNAAFVPLFAKEIEANGTDGAKRFSEEVFGVLFSVLLLITIVMELAMPLLVRFIIAPGFTDDPDKFSITIRMAAVMFPYLMCMSLTAMMSGMLNSLHHFFAAAIAPVFLNVVMIGALFYSLYTGADPLATAWYLSWGVLAAGVLQLAVVYIGVLAAGMSIGLRFPKMTPNVKRLLILAVPAAVTGGITQINQLIGQAIASSRDGAIAALQYADRIYQLPLGVVGVAVGVVLLPELARALKGGALREAANLQNRSIEFVLFLTIPAAFALWILSDEIIRVLYERGAFHQENTAVVGTILAIYGIGLPAFVLIKALQPGFYAREDTKTPMRFSAIAVGTNCVTALTLFPFMGAPGIAVAEATAGWISTLLLFTTLLRRGHLTWEWALAKRAALLIVASAVMGAAIFFLKHYWAPWLASGAPLLTKVGTLGLLIAIAMLIYFAAAFLIGGANLGMIRRNLNRKPVPAKDA, translated from the coding sequence ATGAGCCTCGTCAAGAAATTCGCGACCGTCGGCGGCGCCACTCTCGGCAGCCGGATCTTCGGTTTCGTCCGTGAAACGCTGATGGCGGCGGCGCTCGGCACCGGACCGATGGCCGACGTCTTCTACGCCGCCTTCCGTTTTCCCAATCTCTTCCGCCGGCTGTTTGCCGAAGGGGCCTTCAATGCCGCCTTCGTGCCGCTCTTTGCCAAGGAAATCGAGGCGAACGGTACGGACGGCGCCAAGCGCTTTTCGGAGGAAGTCTTCGGGGTCTTGTTTTCGGTGCTGCTCCTCATCACCATCGTGATGGAGCTTGCCATGCCGCTGTTGGTGCGCTTCATCATCGCACCGGGTTTTACCGACGATCCCGACAAGTTCTCGATCACGATCCGCATGGCGGCCGTGATGTTTCCCTATCTGATGTGCATGTCGCTGACGGCGATGATGAGCGGCATGCTTAATTCGCTGCATCATTTCTTCGCCGCCGCCATCGCCCCCGTCTTTCTCAACGTGGTGATGATCGGAGCGCTGTTTTATTCGCTCTATACCGGGGCCGATCCGCTCGCGACAGCTTGGTATCTCTCCTGGGGCGTCCTGGCCGCCGGGGTGCTGCAGCTCGCGGTCGTCTATATCGGCGTGCTGGCGGCCGGCATGAGCATCGGCTTGCGCTTCCCGAAAATGACGCCGAACGTCAAGCGGCTCTTGATCCTCGCAGTGCCCGCCGCCGTCACCGGCGGCATCACTCAGATCAACCAGCTGATCGGCCAGGCGATCGCCTCCTCGCGCGACGGCGCGATCGCCGCCTTGCAATATGCCGACCGCATCTATCAGCTGCCGCTCGGCGTCGTTGGCGTCGCCGTCGGTGTCGTGCTGCTGCCGGAGCTTGCGCGGGCGCTGAAGGGCGGGGCGCTGCGCGAAGCGGCAAACCTGCAGAACCGCTCGATCGAATTCGTGCTGTTCCTGACCATCCCCGCCGCCTTCGCGCTGTGGATCCTCTCGGACGAGATCATCCGCGTGCTCTACGAGCGCGGCGCCTTCCATCAGGAAAATACCGCGGTAGTCGGCACGATCCTGGCGATCTACGGCATCGGCCTGCCCGCCTTCGTGCTGATCAAGGCGCTGCAGCCGGGCTTTTATGCCCGCGAGGACACCAAGACGCCGATGCGCTTCTCGGCGATCGCAGTGGGGACCAACTGCGTGACGGCGCTGACCCTCTTCCCCTTTATGGGCGCGCCCGGCATCGCCGTCGCCGAAGCCACCGCCGGCTGGATCAGCACGCTTCTGCTGTTCACCACGCTTCTGCGCCGCGGTCATCTGACATGGGAATGGGCGCTGGCAAAACGCGCCGCCCTGCTGATCGTCGCCTCGGCCGTTATGGGCGCGGCGATCTTCTTCCTTAAGCACTATTGGGCGCCGTGGCTCGCCTCCGGGGCGCCGCTTCTGACCAAGGTCGGTACGCTGGGGCTGCTGATCGCAATCGCCATGCTCATCTATTTCGCCGCCGCCTTCCTGATCGGCGGGGCGAACCTCGGCATGATTCGGCGCAACCTGAACCGCAAGCCGGTACCGGCGAAGGATGCGTAA